In Candida orthopsilosis Co 90-125, chromosome 4 draft sequence, the genomic stretch ATGGAGatttatttcaacaatattgtACTATAAATAATATCAATGTTGGTATATTGACTCAAGAGTTTGACAGTGAAGATCAAGATGACCTTGAAGAagtcattttcaatattaaTAAATTTAATCAGCTTCGAAAGTTGCTTATTTGTCAGTTAATCACCATAAATGAAAATGCACAAAGCAACTTTTTCACCTTGAATTTAatggatcaatttcaagttaATGAGATGGAAAGTGAATTGTCtgcatttgaaaagatGAAACTCGTACACGATGTGCTTATTGATCATAACGATTCAGTAAAAGCAATCAATAAAATGTTTGCCAAAGTTGACATTGTTTCTCAGCCTCGTGAGCAAGTACCACCAACTGATGAAGACATAACTCCTAATTTACACctgaatttgtttcaattcacaTCGCGAGTCAACAAATTTGCTCACAACTTGAGctacttcaacaaatacaacCAATCGCTCAGTTTGGATAATATAGACGAACAATATGAAAAGTTGGCcatatttcaacaatttcatgatgaattgaatcaattgaaattgcttCACAAACTGGCCTTGCTAGAATTGAATCAAGAAATTAATCCTGATTATACCATTGCGAATTCACCTAAATCAACAGTATCATCATCGCCTCAAACGAATCAAGCTGGGTCGCTTAATCTCAAGTCATTTCATAACccatcaatcaagaaacGCTTCTCACTACCACCAACTGTCACGGCCTCTGGTGCCACAACTACGAATGGCAGCTCTATGGAAGTGTCAACATCTCCAACAAAGTCACTGCCAGGACAAACCTCAGTTCCTTCATCAAAGCCTAAAAAGTATAAACGCCTATCAACCGGTTTGCAATTAGGTCTTCTTACTGTATTCGAGGAGAATGGTGATCGATCACTGACTGTCCCTGCAACTCTAGCGAAGGGGAATCgaaactcatcatcatcaactacatcGGCCccagcagcaacagcagtgTCGTCAGGTTTGCTTCCACCACCAAAGGTATCATACGATGACAATTACATAAACATCCTCccaataaatcaatttgaaagctATAATAAGTCAACATTAGATCAATTAATTTCaagcaaaaccaaaaatcGATACTCATTGCATAATCGTACTTCAATAAATATGAACCGattttcattgaattcaGTCCAGAGTAATGTTTCAGGAATATCAGATTTAATCTCAACTCAAATGACAAGCTATAATGGTGACGATGAAGAACCAAAGTTGGAACTACCCCATGATGAACAAGAACGTGATGATAAAGAGGATGGAAACGAATCGTCGGTAATTGACAATTCCGATCCTGGTCAATTGACTCAGGAGGAGTTGAAAATGAGATTAGAAGCAAGTTTTACCAAGATTTACAATTTAGAAGCAGAGaataagaaattgattgaagacAAGAGGAATAAACAAGTCAAAAAGAATACTAATGAAGAAGTTTTGAGCGACATCACTAATGAACATCTCGTTGAACCTAATATACCCAATGCCTCATTCCTTAAggatttggaaacaaaattaaacatGAAGTAATTAATATAACCCCATTTTATAGAGACTAATACCACTATACCCTAATTATGTATGTTTATTAAAGCAAATGATATATGCCCAAATTCCAAAAGACAATTACAATGATCGTTTCATTAATCTATATACCAATTCTCTTATTCTTACCTTCAATCACCTGACccttcattatcatcaccaaGCAATAAGAAAGCTGCATCCTTCTTTGAATTCTTGGTTTCTTCCtttccaccaccactaGTAGTCTTACCTTCCATAACAACCTGTTGCACTTGTTCCTTTTGTTTAGCACGATCTCTCATTCTCTCTTCAATAGTGTTCCTTGTTAATAATCGGTACACGGTAACTTGACGCGTTTGACCTAATCTATGAGCACGATCCATAGCTTGTGAATCAATAGTTGGATTCCAATCGGAATCATAGAAAATAACAGTATCAGCAGCAGTTAAATTGATACCTAATCCACCGGCTCTTGTACTTAGTAAGAATACAAAAATTTCCGGTTTGGTTTGCCAATCATGAACCAAATCCCTACGATCATCTAATTTCGATGATCCATCAAGTCGAATATACTTGTGTTGACGATATGTGAGATATTCCTCCATCAAGTCCATCATTTTCGTCATTTGGAAATAGATAAGTACACGATGATCATGctgtttcaaattgactaacaattcatccaatttggCCAATTTACCAGATTCAGTGATGAATCTATCCATTGATGGCATACGAATATTAGAATAGTcgatgaatttgttgattgtattAGGTAACATGTTGGTTGGTGGGTATGCATCGATAGGTATTTGATCTTGCATGTATCGATATTCTTCATTTAATGACATTGGTGCTAATGAAGATCGTAATTTTGGATTGAAtaattcttgttgatattgatttgtgaagttgattgatgGACAAGTGATTGTGACAGGTGGAGCTGATGCTATTGGTGTATATGCTGGATCTAATCGGTTCAAGTACATTTCATCGTAAACAGGTTTGGAAACCGAACAAAGTTCAGTAAAGATGGGTGAATTGGTAACTTGAGACGAGTCGgaatttaaattgtttgcAATTAACAATTTGGAATGTGATGGGGTGAATTCTCCTTCATAAAGGTATTTGGTTCCATCAAGTCGTGATCCGTTAGTGTATTTACGCAAGCCAATCGCAcgttcaacaacattattttttgcaatAGTTTGTATCTCACCTAACGAAGTGTCGATATCATCAACCCATCCCAAATCTTTAACGTTCTCTGGGCTGTAGATATTAAATTTCTCATATAATGAATCCAAGGtgttcttttcaaaatttgggGTCAACAACTCATCATAAATCAATCTAGGCAATTCGTAGTTTATCTCGTTTTCAGTTGAATAAGTATATTCCAATTCATTGCCTTCTCTCAAAAATGAACTAGTTTCAGcaaatttaccaaatgaaaatgGTGATCTCACATCAGCTCTTTCAAATAAATCAGGATGATTACAAACTTTTCTAAATTGCATCACTAAATTAAccaatgatgttgaatctTCTGAATTTGAGTTTGCCGCATCCAATAAATCCATAATAGATATCTGTGacttcaacatttgataATACTTCTTTTGTCTATTGGTCAAATCACagaataaatcaatttccacTTTATCACCCAACTCACTTTGaacattctttttgataCGTCTCAACATGAAaggtttcaaaatcatatgTAATCTTCTCAACTGTTGTTCATCCAATCCGGTGTTTGACTGGGCATGACTTTCTATATCTTTGGAGAACCAATCACTAAATTCATCATGAGAATCAAACAATGTAGGCATAATGAAGTGCAATAAAGCCCACAATTCTTGCATGGAGTTTTGAATTGGAGTACCTGTCAATAACAACCTGTTACGACAACTCAATGACAAAAGTGATTTCCATCTTGAAGATTGAGATGATTTGATAGCTTGTGCTTCGTCTAAAATCATATATTGCCATTTCATCTTTTGGAAGTAGGCAATATCCGatacaatcaattgataagaTGTAACCAAGACGTGGAATGGTGCATCCTTGTCATATCTCAACGATTTCCTATCCCAAAACTTACGCAATACCTTACGATCCTTAGCATGACCCCAGTAAGGCAAAACCTTGAATTGGGGtacaaatttggaaatttctTGTTGCCAGTTGTGTAAAGTGGATGAAGGTGTAACAACCAAGTATGGACCCCAAATATTATGGGTCTCCGCCAAATAGGCCAATACCGATATACTTTGGACTGTTTTACCTAAACCCATCTCATCAGCCAAGATACCATTTATACCTTGTTCGTATAAATTGGCCAACCAGTTCAAACCCTTGATCTGATATTCTTTCAATGTGCATTTTAACATCTTTGGCTGTTCAATGCTTATGTCACCAAGTAAAGTTGGGTTTTGGAAATTCATTTCTTCTCCATTGGTGTCTGGATTCTTGAATGGGTctgaatcatcaaattgtttggCTTTATTTTGAGCACTAACCAATGCATTTTGTGCATTCTGTGCTGCTGCTCTATGCAAtgcatcttcatcgtcattaTCGAAATCCAATGCCAGAATATCATTATTTGCTgcatcaacatcagc encodes the following:
- a CDS encoding ATPase and nucleosome spacing factor; this translates as MNISSMLSNDSTATPVKQKHPPVIQHQPTFNNGPVHEVNRNGTVGAYQHIVNPPDHRPQVFQQMAPVQPSHSIENGNGKHLDQTLHKPLPTLSKEDSIVPSILPPANILAEFTDFTPQIDQQYKSKFESNVNIINQLDKYQRLSHDLKILKFDEAKLNNYLINTHQFAANYIDRVVAEDISSRANKISDTNKNKELVLIDYSKPLHHNSTRGKEYKWGSTREIHKVEHKSRRKKPTDEPHAANGFANNSGSSAKFAAPLTGSTGPVPIKPKSAVPQEIIDINVRRSSRPKAKRKTYDDEGGEFEEDFYLDDDEIEERTTPQPGGDVKRMKVEQDGKPKSSQVSSMTSKEHKAFMRQYDTTYVAIWKDMSRKDGPKVSRLMQQSTQAKLINLKKTCILAAREAKRWQLRNTKNQKDLTTKARRAMREMFNFWKRNERIERELKKKHEKELVDKAKKEEEDREAKRQSRKLNFLITQTELYSHFIGKKIKTDEIEGADSDPRIQTQSKEHLDKFADVDAANNDISALDFDNDDEDALHRAAAQNAQNALVSAQNKAKQFDDSDPFKNPDTNGEEMNFQNPTLLGDISIEQPKMLKCTLKEYQIKGLNWLANLYEQGINGILADEMGLGKTVQSISVLAYLAETHNIWGPYLVVTPSSTLHNWQQEISKFVPQFKVLPYWGHAKDRKVLRKFWDRKSLRYDKDAPFHVLVTSYQLIVSDIAYFQKMKWQYMILDEAQAIKSSQSSRWKSLLSLSCRNRLLLTGTPIQNSMQELWALLHFIMPTLFDSHDEFSDWFSKDIESHAQSNTGLDEQQLRRLHMILKPFMLRRIKKNVQSELGDKVEIDLFCDLTNRQKKYYQMLKSQISIMDLLDAANSNSEDSTSLVNLVMQFRKVCNHPDLFERADVRSPFSFGKFAETSSFLREGNELEYTYSTENEINYELPRLIYDELLTPNFEKNTLDSLYEKFNIYSPENVKDLGWVDDIDTSLGEIQTIAKNNVVERAIGLRKYTNGSRLDGTKYLYEGEFTPSHSKLLIANNLNSDSSQVTNSPIFTELCSVSKPVYDEMYLNRLDPAYTPIASAPPVTITCPSINFTNQYQQELFNPKLRSSLAPMSLNEEYRYMQDQIPIDAYPPTNMLPNTINKFIDYSNIRMPSMDRFITESGKLAKLDELLVNLKQHDHRVLIYFQMTKMMDLMEEYLTYRQHKYIRLDGSSKLDDRRDLVHDWQTKPEIFVFLLSTRAGGLGINLTAADTVIFYDSDWNPTIDSQAMDRAHRLGQTRQVTVYRLLTRNTIEERMRDRAKQKEQVQQVVMEGKTTSGGGKEETKNSKKDAAFLLLGDDNEGSGD